The genomic stretch CCGTCCTTGTTGGCGCCGGTCACCCAGGCGGTGCCGGGGGCGACCCGCGGGTCGGCGAGGTACTTGAAGGACTTGCCGGCCAGGCCCTGCGGGCCGACGTAGCCGCGGACCAGGTCCGGGCGGTCGGTGAAGTCCTCGGCGGTGACCAGCTCGACCGTGGCCGGGGCCAGGTGCTCGCCCAGCTTGCCGAGGTCCACCTCGCGGTCGCCCGGGACGCCCACCGCGACGATCTCGCCGTCCACCTTGACGAGGAGGTTCTTGAGAGTGGCGGAGGCCGGGATGCCCAGGTGCTCGGCGAGCGTCTCGATGGTCGGGGTGTCGGGGGTGTCCAGCTCCTCCATCGGGCCGACGCCGGCGGCGTCCGAGGGCTCGACCTTGACCGTGACGGCCTCCGTGTTGGCCGCGTAGTCGCAGGCCGGGCAGTCCACGAAGGTGTCCTCGCCGGCCGCGGCGGGGGCCAGGAACTCCTCGGAGGCCGAGCCGCCCATGGCGCCGGAGACGGCGGAGACGATGCGGTAGTCCAGGCCGAGGCGCCGGAAGATCTTCTGGTACGCCTCGCGGTGCAGGCGGTACGACTCCGCCAGGCCCTCGTCGCTGGTGTCGAAGCTGTACGAGTCCTTCATCTGGAACTCGCGGCCGCGCAGCACGCCGGAGCGGGGGCGCGCCTCGTCCCGGTACTTGGTCTGGATCTGGTACAGCATCACCGGCAGGTCCTTGTAGGACGTGCACTGGTCCTTCACGGTGAGGGTGAAGATCTCCTCGTGGGTGGGCCCGAGCAGGTACTCGGCGCCCTTGCGGTCCTTGAGGCGGAACAGCAGGTCGCCGTACTCCTCCCAGCGCTGGGAGGTCTCGTAGGGCTCCTTGGGCAGCAGCGCCGGGAGCAGGACCTCCTGGGCGCCGATGGCGTCCATCTCCTCGCGCACGATCCGCGAGACGTTCTCCAGCACCTTCTTGCCCAGCGGCAGCCAGGTCCAGATGCCGGCGGCGGTGCGGCGGACGTAGCCGGCGCGCACGAGCAGCTTGTGGCTGGCGGTCTCGGCGTCGGCCGGGTCGTCGCGCAGCGTCTTGATCATCAATCGGGACATGCGCTGGACCTGGGCCATGGTGATTCTCCTGCGTAAGAAAGGTGACTGCCGCGAGGTTATCCGGAGGGGCACGCCCCACGGAAATGGGATGGGCGCCCGCGCCCGGCCGCGGCGCCGCGCGGCGCGCTCCTCAGCGCTTGAGCGGCAGCGGCGCGCCCATGACCGCGTACGGGAGCGGGGCGCTCGGGAACAGGACGCGGCGGGCCAGGTCCTGGTAGCCGAGGG from Streptomyces albofaciens JCM 4342 encodes the following:
- a CDS encoding proline--tRNA ligase, which codes for MAQVQRMSRLMIKTLRDDPADAETASHKLLVRAGYVRRTAAGIWTWLPLGKKVLENVSRIVREEMDAIGAQEVLLPALLPKEPYETSQRWEEYGDLLFRLKDRKGAEYLLGPTHEEIFTLTVKDQCTSYKDLPVMLYQIQTKYRDEARPRSGVLRGREFQMKDSYSFDTSDEGLAESYRLHREAYQKIFRRLGLDYRIVSAVSGAMGGSASEEFLAPAAAGEDTFVDCPACDYAANTEAVTVKVEPSDAAGVGPMEELDTPDTPTIETLAEHLGIPASATLKNLLVKVDGEIVAVGVPGDREVDLGKLGEHLAPATVELVTAEDFTDRPDLVRGYVGPQGLAGKSFKYLADPRVAPGTAWVTGANKDGKHTRNVVAGRDFEVDEYLDVVVVEPGDPCPECGAGLRIDRAIEIGHIFQLGRKYADAFELDVLGQNGKPVRVTMGSYGIGVSRAVAALAEQTCDESGLCWPREVAPADVHVVAAGKAKQTELALEVGDKLGAAGLRVLVDDRAGVSPGVKFTDAELLGVPTILVAGRRAAEGVVELKDRRTGEREELTVEEAVARLSA